From the genome of Mycobacterium dioxanotrophicus, one region includes:
- the wzm gene encoding galactan export ABC transporter permease subunit Wzm/RfbD, with protein MTFTDAAAQSKTMTRAWRDMAEGFGKRELWLHLGWQDIKQRYRRSVLGPFWITIATGTTAVAMGLLYSKLFKLPLEEHLPYVTLGLIIWNLINASILEGSEVFIANEGLIKQLPTPLSVHVYRLVWRQMILFAHNIVIFVVIAIIYPKPWKWIDLAVIPALGLIVLNCVWVSLCFGILATRYRDIGPLLASVVQLLFFMTPIIWNESTLQQQGAGSWAKIVELNPLLHYLDIVRAPLLGADQEVRHWVVVLVLTAVGWGFAAIAMRQYRARVPYWV; from the coding sequence ATGACGTTCACTGACGCTGCGGCGCAGTCCAAGACGATGACCCGGGCCTGGCGCGACATGGCCGAGGGGTTCGGCAAACGGGAACTGTGGCTGCACCTGGGCTGGCAGGACATCAAGCAGCGCTACCGCCGCAGCGTGCTCGGCCCGTTCTGGATCACGATCGCCACCGGCACCACCGCGGTGGCGATGGGTCTGCTGTACTCGAAACTGTTCAAGCTGCCGCTCGAGGAGCACCTGCCCTACGTCACGCTGGGGCTGATCATCTGGAACCTGATCAACGCATCGATCCTCGAGGGCTCCGAGGTGTTCATCGCCAATGAGGGCCTGATCAAACAGCTTCCGACCCCGCTGTCGGTGCACGTCTACCGGCTGGTGTGGCGGCAGATGATCCTGTTCGCCCACAACATCGTCATCTTCGTGGTGATCGCGATCATCTATCCCAAGCCGTGGAAGTGGATCGATCTGGCGGTCATCCCGGCGCTGGGACTGATAGTGCTCAACTGTGTCTGGGTGTCACTGTGTTTCGGCATCCTGGCCACGCGCTACCGCGACATCGGCCCGCTGCTGGCGTCGGTGGTGCAGCTGCTTTTCTTCATGACGCCGATCATCTGGAACGAGTCCACGCTGCAGCAGCAGGGTGCCGGATCGTGGGCCAAGATCGTCGAGTTGAACCCGTTGCTGCACTATCTCGACATCGTGCGGGCCCCGCTGCTGGGCGCCGACCAGGAGGTCAGGCACTGGGTCGTGGTGCTGGTGTTGACGGCGGTCGGCTGGGGTTTCGCGGCAATTGCCATGCGCCAGTACCGGGCCCGCGTGCCGTACTGGGTGTAG